From Rutidosis leptorrhynchoides isolate AG116_Rl617_1_P2 chromosome 3, CSIRO_AGI_Rlap_v1, whole genome shotgun sequence, a single genomic window includes:
- the LOC139896589 gene encoding uncharacterized protein — protein MARNSSLKLIQMRLLRRSNLLLEHKCNVPAGEQRLVYKGRVLYDDDRETLKTYGLESDHTVHLVRGSGGLSWIERTPSQVFGPRMHFIQAMHDSNPEFRQIMQDPEFKRMFLKQPMSMEQWMTLNETVFSELTKGPVPPEELYATQLAQLQEMGFSDTSENLQALIAHSGDVYGTIDLLTILSKFH, from the exons ATGGCAAGAAATTCGTCATTGAAGCTAATCCAAATGCGTCTGTTGAGGCGTTCAAATCTGTTACTCGAACATAAGTGTAATGTACCGGCAGGAGAACAGAGGCTGGTGTACAAAGGACGTGTTTTGTATGACGATGATCGTGAGACTCTTAAAACCTACG GGTTGGAGTCGGACCACACCGTTCACCTGGTTCGTGGTTCAGGTGGTTTAAGTTGGATTGAACGCACTCCCAGCCAG GTATTCGGCCCCAGGATGCATTTTATACAAGCCATGCATGATTCAAATCCTGAATTCAGACAAATAATGCAAGATCCCGAGTTCAAACGTATGTTCCTCAAGCAGCCCATGAGCATGGAG CAATGGATGACACTAAACGAAACTGTTTTCTCGGAGCTCACAAAGGGACCTG TCCCACCAGAGGAACTTTATGCAACGCAACTAGCACAGCTTCAAGAAATGGGATTTTCCGATACGAGTGAGAATCTGCAAGCATTGATTGCTCACTCAGGTGATGTTTATGGTACAATTGACCTCTTAACAATCTTGTCTAAATTTCATTAG